The following are encoded together in the Misgurnus anguillicaudatus chromosome 14, ASM2758022v2, whole genome shotgun sequence genome:
- the LOC129428019 gene encoding somatostatin receptor type 2 → MYNTSGNTIMVNPTRKLDNNSVYGPNDVEQVLVPIFDTFILVTGVVGHILVLIIICRTMRKGRGQMNGGRTGGIQETNANGTDVLLLSLSVADLLLLSCLPYHTVAIATHHWPFGSFMCKSVSFLSAMCTSASAFTLAALAFGRFLIVVHPSKAYRWRREGRLKIIAGALWIPAIVLASPQFAWRMVISGHEAREDLACFNFLSDKGQLAYGVCHFLLAFAFPLGIIVIAYAKIYHFLKKTRQGRISQADRLEQYHVKVTQTSAMLVLAFALCWLPSYGLMFAQITESDATLPRLGPFATFARIMATSSTVANPILYVFMSEKFRKELINLGQECCKSRAV, encoded by the coding sequence ATGTACAATACTTCTGGAAACACCATTATGGTAAACCCTACCAGAAAGTTGGACAACAATTCTGTTTATGGACCAAATGACGTTGAGCAAGTGTTGGTACCCATATTTGATACCTTCATCCTAGTGACTGGTGTGGTTGGACACATATTGGTTCTTATCATCATCTGTCGTACCATGCGCAAAGGACGTGGACAGATGAATGGAGGCAGGACTGGAGGAATACAAGAAACAAATGCAAACGGAACCGATGTTCTTCTTCTGTCATTAAGTGTGGCCGACCTTCTGCTGCTTTCCTGCCTTCCTTATCACACGGTTGCAATTGCGACCCACCACTGGCCCTTCGGGAGCTTCATGTGTAAATCTGTGAGCTTCCTAAGTGCGATGTGTACCTCTGCCAGTGCCTTCACACTGGCTGCTTTGGCGTTTGGTCGGTTCCTCATTGTGGTGCACCCATCAAAAGCGTATCGATGGCGCAGAGAAGGCCGATTGAAAATAATAGCTGGTGCATTGTGGATACCTGCTATAGTCCTTGCATCGCCTCAGTTTGCATGGCGGATGGTGATTTCAGGGCATGAAGCCCGTGAGGACCTGGCATGTTTTAATTTCCTATCCGATAAAGGCCAGTTGGCATATGGAGTGTGTCACTTTCTACTGGCTTTTGCCTTTCCACTTGGGATCATTGTAATAGCCTATGCCAAGATCTACCATTTCCTTAAAAAGACCAGACAGGGCCGAATAAGCCAGGCGGACCGTTTGGAACAATATCATGTGAAGGTAACCCAAACATCAGCTATGTTAGTGCTGGCATTTGCATTGTGCTGGCTGCCTTCATATGGTTTAATGTTTGCCCAGATAACTGAGAGTGATGCAACTTTACCTCGCTTGGGACCTTTTGCTACCTTCGCTCGCATCATGGCAACCTCGTCTACTGTGGCCAATCCTATTCTCTATGTTTTTATGTCAGAGAAATTCAGGAAGGAACTAATAAATCTGGGTCAAGAATGTTGTAAAAGCAGAGCTGTCTAA